TCAATGGTAATCTCCAGCATGCGCTCGGCACTGAGGACAGCTCCGAGGCAAGAGACAAGTCTTTCTTGCTGCAGGTTGCGCATCATGGGCACAAAGCCATCGCCTTCTCTCCCGAGCAGATTGGTCACTGGGACGCGGCAATCTTCAAAAAAGAGTTCAGCCGTATCCGAGGAGTGCAGACCCATCTTTTCCAGCTTTCGGGTTTTGATGAAGCCGGGCGTTCCGTTCTCCACCACGATCAGGGAGACCCCTTTGTAGGGTGGCTGGGCCCGGGGGTCGGTTTTTACCGCCAGCACGATCAAGTCGCAATAGTACCCGTTGGTGATGAAGGTCTTTTGGCCGTTGATGACGTATTCATCCCCATCGCGGACCGCCACGGTTCGGATGGCTTGGAGGTCTGAGCCAGCCCCTGGTTCGGTCATGCCGATGGCCGCAATGACCTCGCCGGTGCAGCATTTAGGCAACCAACGCATTTTTTGCTCCTCAGTTCCCAGAATGTCGATATATGGCATGGTAATATCGTTATGCACCCCCACGGCAGCGGCCAATCCCCAGGCTCCCGAACGGTGGAGCTCCTCAATCAGGACAACGGAATAAACGAAATCCGCCCCTGCCCCGCCGTATTTTTCATCCAGCCAGTAACCGATGAATCCCTGTTCTCCCATTTTCTTCCAGATTTCCCTCGGGACCTGGCGGTTCTTGCGCCACTCGTCGAGATGGGGCTTGACCTCTTTCTCCATAAAGTTACGCAGCGAATGGCGGAAGATTTCGTGTTCTTCGCAAAAGATTTGGTCGGCCATAGTTCTCCCCTCCTTTGGGTGTTAGGAACTTTGAGGCCAATTATATATAAAAAATGGAAAGAAGAGAATATTTCGACTTTGGCGAATGGCTAAATTTGGAAGGAAAAGAGAGGCATGGGAAGCTGGTTTCTTCAAACGCTATTTCCCTTCCGCGAGTTCATCTTGGATTGCCTTGATCTTTTTCTCCAGAACGGAAATTTCCTGGTTCAGTCTGATGATAATATTGCGGTCCTGGACCATCCAGTTCGTCCGCAGGCTTCGCTGCTGCTTTCGTTTGTCTTCAATCTGTTTTTGCAGTTCTTCGATACGCTTTTCTTTCTCCTCGATGGCCTTTAGCTTCTTTTCCTCGGCTTCCTTTTTGCGGGCTTCGATTGCTTCTGCTTCTTTTGGCTCTTTTTGCTCGGTTTCCTGGACTTTGCTAGGCCGTTCTTCCGCCGCAGACTCCCCTCCCCTCTTTTTCTCGTGTAACTCTGTGGGTGGGGGGGGTAGTTGGGGTTTTGGTTCTTCCCGGATGGTCTTAATCTGATCCCGGTACTCTTGGGGGATAGATTCGTAGCGGTCCGTGAAATGAACGGTCCCATTCTTGTCGATATATTTGTAATAGGCCGCCCCGGCAGATGTTAAAAAGAAGGGGATAAAGGTTAGTAAGAAAAAGGCGGCTCCGAGGGTTAAAAAGTTCTTAA
The genomic region above belongs to Deltaproteobacteria bacterium and contains:
- a CDS encoding DUF4124 domain-containing protein; translated protein: MKKFKNFLTLGAAFFLLTFIPFFLTSAGAAYYKYIDKNGTVHFTDRYESIPQEYRDQIKTIREEPKPQLPPPPTELHEKKRGGESAAEERPSKVQETEQKEPKEAEAIEARKKEAEEKKLKAIEEKEKRIEELQKQIEDKRKQQRSLRTNWMVQDRNIIIRLNQEISVLEKKIKAIQDELAEGK
- a CDS encoding acyl-CoA dehydrogenase family protein; this encodes MADQIFCEEHEIFRHSLRNFMEKEVKPHLDEWRKNRQVPREIWKKMGEQGFIGYWLDEKYGGAGADFVYSVVLIEELHRSGAWGLAAAVGVHNDITMPYIDILGTEEQKMRWLPKCCTGEVIAAIGMTEPGAGSDLQAIRTVAVRDGDEYVINGQKTFITNGYYCDLIVLAVKTDPRAQPPYKGVSLIVVENGTPGFIKTRKLEKMGLHSSDTAELFFEDCRVPVTNLLGREGDGFVPMMRNLQQERLVSCLGAVLSAERMLEITIEYCKTRTVFGKPVSRHQHNAFKLVEMATEIEMAKDFSYHLVLDHLEKKDITKKVSMAKWYNAELANRVAYHCVQLHGGYGYMDEYEICRDALDVRMGSIAAGTTEVMKTIIARMMGL